AAGGTGTGGCAGAGCGCAGAGCTGAAGATCTTCGAGCTCACCGAGATCCACCGCCAGCACGACGCCGGCTTCAAGACCATGCTCAACGCGGTGCGATACGGCCAGGTGACCCCCGAGATCGGCGGGGCGCTCAACGGTGCGGGCGCCCGCACGCCGCCGTCCGAAGGCGTCATCACGCTGGCGACCCGCAACGACGCCGTGAACCGCATCAACGCGGCCGCGCTCAAACGACTCTCCGGCAAGTCGCTCTCGGCCAAGGCCGAGGTCACCGGCGACTTCGGTGGTCGCACCTACCCCGCCGACGAGGTGCTCGAGCTCAAGGTGGGCGCCCAGGTGATGTTCCTGCGCAACGACAATCCGCTTGACGGTGGCCCGCGCTGGGTGAACGGCAGCATCGGCACCGTCACCCGGGTCGATTCCACTGTCTACGTCGACATCGACGGCACCACGCACGAGGTGGAACCCACCGTGTGGGAGAAGTACAAATACACCTACAACGCCGCCACCAAGAAGCTCAGCAAGGACGTCGTCGCCGAGTTCACCCAGTTCCCGTTGCGTCTGGCCTGGGCGGTCACCATCCACAAGTCGCAGGGCGCCACCTACGAGAAGGCGATCGTGGACCTGGGCACGCGGGTGTTCAGCCCGGGGCAGACCTATGTGGCCTTGAGCAGGCTCACCAGCCTGAACGGGCTCTACCTCACCCGGCCCCTGCGCCCCAGCGACATCATCGTGGACGAGAACGTCCTCCGCTTCATGGAGGGTCTGCGCGTCACGCCCCCCATCGACCGCGTCAAGGACTAACCCCCGCCCTCCCACCTACCCGCGAACTGTGAGGTAAGCCCCAAATCCGGCGCGTTTTCGCATATCTCACAGTTCGCGGACGGGGTGGGCGCTCGGCAGCGGGACACTCTGGGTACACTGCCCGGCATGGGCCCCCAGCCGATCCCTCCCGCGGCGCGAGTGCGAGCGCGGCGCCGGTGGAGACGCGCCGCAGCCCTGGTCCTGGTGGGCCTGGTGCTTCCGCTCAACGGATGCGCCGATGCCCGCACCTCGATTCCCACCGGGCCCGAGCAGACGTCGGGCACCCTGCCGGCAGCCACGGTGGCCTTCCTCGATGAGGCGCTGGCCGAGGGCATGCGGTTGGCCGGGGCATCCGGGGCCATAGCCGGCGTCTGGGTCCCGGGGGTGGGCCGGTGGCTGGCCAGCCCGGGCCGGGTGGGCGCCCAGCGCGAGCCCGGCACCGGTCTGCCGACCGGGGGCGCGGCGGTGAACGCCGGCATGCAGTTCCGGATCGGCACCCTCACCAGCGCCATGACCTGCACGGTTCTGCTTCGCCTCGTCGACGAGGGCAGGGTGGGTCTGGACGATCCGGTCTCCAGCTACCTGAGCCGCCCGCCCGGACTGGAGGGCATCACGCTCCGCCAACTGTGCCAGCACACCTCAGGGCTAGGCCAACCCGCGCTCGACCCGGAGTTCGTCGCCAACCCGACCCGGCAGTGGGCTCCGATGGAGCTGATCTCGGGAGGTTTGGGCTCGGTGCGGGCGGGACAGCCCGGCCGGAAGTGGAACCGTTCCGAGGTGGGCATCCAGCTGCTCGGTCAGGCCCTGCAGGCGGCGACGGGTGAGCCGTGGGCGGATCTCTACCGGCGCTACGTCTTCGACCCGTTGGGACTGGAGAACACGGCGTACCCCGGGCCGGCTGCTCTCGAGCCTCCGCTCGACCATCCGCACGGATGGGCCGCAGCGACCGGCCCTGACGGCTCACCGGACTGCACCATCGTGCAGGACGTGACGCTCCTGTCGACGTCGATGACCGGTGTGGCGGGCGGGGTGGTCTCCACCCTTGAGGACCTCAGGACCTGGTCACTGGCGCTGGCCACGGGGAGTCTGCTCGAGCAGGGCACGGCAGGGGAACAGTGGGAGACCGTGCCGGAGGACGGCGCCTCCAGATGGCGACGGCAGGGACTGGGAGCCGAGCAGGTCGGTCCGTTCCGCGGCGGAGCCGGCGTCATACCCGGTTTCCTGTCGGCCACGCTCACCGATCCGGTGAGCGGCCTGATGGTGGTGGTGACGGTGAACAACTCCAGTGCCGGCGAGGAGTTCGTCCTGGCCCTGGCCCGGTGGCTGGCCGCGCTCGCCGCCGACGCGCGGCCCGACGGTGCACAACCGGCCGGTGCACAGCAGGCCGGTGCGCAGCCCGCTGACGGCACAAGGACGGCGATGACGCTGCCCTGGACG
This is a stretch of genomic DNA from Cryobacterium soli. It encodes these proteins:
- a CDS encoding ATP-dependent DNA helicase, whose amino-acid sequence is MTALPNEIPLSREQAEVFAAIEGTKQNVFVTGRAGTGKSTLLNHLSWNTSKQIVIAAPTGVAALNVGGQTLHSLFRLPIGVIADHAIDQNDQLRKLLNTIDTVVIDEVSMVNADLMDAIDRSLRQARQRPHDTFGGVQIVLFGDPYQLAPVPGDPEERAYFADTYRSMWFFDAKVWQSAELKIFELTEIHRQHDAGFKTMLNAVRYGQVTPEIGGALNGAGARTPPSEGVITLATRNDAVNRINAAALKRLSGKSLSAKAEVTGDFGGRTYPADEVLELKVGAQVMFLRNDNPLDGGPRWVNGSIGTVTRVDSTVYVDIDGTTHEVEPTVWEKYKYTYNAATKKLSKDVVAEFTQFPLRLAWAVTIHKSQGATYEKAIVDLGTRVFSPGQTYVALSRLTSLNGLYLTRPLRPSDIIVDENVLRFMEGLRVTPPIDRVKD
- a CDS encoding serine hydrolase domain-containing protein, with amino-acid sequence MGPQPIPPAARVRARRRWRRAAALVLVGLVLPLNGCADARTSIPTGPEQTSGTLPAATVAFLDEALAEGMRLAGASGAIAGVWVPGVGRWLASPGRVGAQREPGTGLPTGGAAVNAGMQFRIGTLTSAMTCTVLLRLVDEGRVGLDDPVSSYLSRPPGLEGITLRQLCQHTSGLGQPALDPEFVANPTRQWAPMELISGGLGSVRAGQPGRKWNRSEVGIQLLGQALQAATGEPWADLYRRYVFDPLGLENTAYPGPAALEPPLDHPHGWAAATGPDGSPDCTIVQDVTLLSTSMTGVAGGVVSTLEDLRTWSLALATGSLLEQGTAGEQWETVPEDGASRWRRQGLGAEQVGPFRGGAGVIPGFLSATLTDPVSGLMVVVTVNNSSAGEEFVLALARWLAALAADARPDGAQPAGAQQAGAQPADGTRTAMTLPWTAREAQTDVRRAAVCPAGAADQAAPAG